Proteins from a single region of Diabrotica undecimpunctata isolate CICGRU unplaced genomic scaffold, icDiaUnde3 ctg00001950.1, whole genome shotgun sequence:
- the LOC140431767 gene encoding uncharacterized protein — translation MSSEQSQTNEEGFLQEENTLESMKTIPAHTSNKEQDMSQQVKENTLKCEICVKQFARKKNLKEHMRIHTGEKPYKCEICLKQFVRPYALKTHLRLHTGEKPYKCEICLKQFSFKNSFNHHMKVHTGGKSYRCESCFKQFATEMYLKQHMKIHTGVKPYTCEICFKQFARKRHFNEHMRIHTGEKPYNCEICLKQFIRPYFLKTHLRLHTGEKPYKCEICLKQFRLKNSFNYHMEVHTGQKPYKCEICFKEFTTKMCLNQHMKIHTGEKPYKCEICLKQFTFKNSLNYHMKIHTGEKIYKCEICFKQFATKMYLKQHMKIHTEEKPYTCEICFKQFTSARNLKTHSRFHTGEKPYTCEICFKQFASASNLNTHSKVHTGEKPHKCEICYKQFIQKSILYRHMRVHTGEKPYKCEICFKQFTLASTLKDHLRLHTGEKPYKCEICFKQFPREYDLKCHLRVHTGEKPYACEICFKQFPREYDLKCHLRVHTGEKPYACEICFKQFSQAGSLKSHLKLHTGEKS, via the exons ATGTCATCAGAACAAAGCCAAACAAATGAAGAAG GCTTTCTCCAAGAGGAGAACACATTGGAAAGTATGAAAACAATACCCGCACATACAAGTAATAAAGAACAAGATATGAGTCAACAGGTTAaagaaaatacattaaaatgTGAAATTTGTGTTAAACAGTTTGCTAGGAAAAAAAATCTCAAAGAACATATGAgaattcacactggagaaaaaccttataagtgtgaaatttgtttgaagcagtTCGTTCGTCCATACGCTTTGAAAACTCATTTGAgactgcacactggagaaaaaccatacaagtgcgaaatttgtttgaagcagttcagttttaaaaattcttttaatcaTCACATGAAAGTTCACACCGGAGGAAAATCTTACAGGTGTGAAAGTTGTTTCAAGCAATTTGCTACTGAAATGTATTTAAAACAGCATATGAAAATTCACACTGGAGTAAAACCTTAcacgtgtgaaatttgttttaagcagtttgctAGGaaaagacatttcaatgaacatatgagaattcacactggagaaaaaccttataactgtgaaatttgtttgaagcagtTTATTCGTCCGTACTTTTTGAAAACTCATTTGAgactgcacactggagaaaaaccatataagtgcgaaatttgtttgaagcagttccgtcttaaaaattcttttaattatCACATGGAAGTTCACACCGGacaaaaaccttacaagtgtgaaatttgttttaaagaattTACTACTAAAATGTGTTTAAACCAACATATGaaaattcacactggagaaaaaccatacaagtgcgaaatttgtttgaagcagttcacttttaaaaattctttaaattaTCACATGAAGattcatactggagaaaaaatttacaagtgtgaaatttgtttcaagcagtttgctactaaaatgtatttaaaacaaCATATGAAAATTCACACTGAAGAAAAACCTTAcacatgtgaaatttgttttaagcagtttactagtgcaagaaatttaaaaacacattcaagatttcacactggagaaaaaccttacacatgcgaaatttgttttaagcaatttgctAGTGCAAGTAATTTAAACACACATTCaaaagttcacactggagaaaaacctcacaagtgtgaaatttgttataAGCAGTTTATCCaaaaaagtattttatatagacatatgcgagtgcacactggagaaaaaccttacaagtgcgaaatttgttttaagcagtttactctaGCAAGCACTTTAAAAGatcatttgagattgcacactggagaaaaaccttacaagtgcgaaatatGTTTTAAGCAGTTTCCTCGAGAGTATGACTTGAAATGTCATTTGAGAgtccacactggagaaaaaccttacgcttgtgaaatttgttttaagcagtttccTCGAGAGTATGACTTGAAATGTCATTTGAGAgtccacactggagaaaaaccttacgcttgtgaaatttgttttaaacagtttagccaAGCAGGATCTTTGAAATCACATTTAAAgttgcatactggagaaaaatcttag